GTTGAAAAACAGCCGCTCgaccgctttgtgtgtgtgtctgtctgtctatctgtggaaTCGCAGCGCCTAacgtatgaaccgattttgattttttttggttttgtttggaaggtaatttaatggagagtgtgcttagatatgtttcaagggcGAATTTAGAGTTCCGCACCCGAAACATctaaaaaaataggcgatgatcttcaaaatcggtttagttttcagtttttttgtttaattaaatgaagtgttcttagatatgtctcatctgcaagtttagggttccgtactcgaaaaatttgtcgagaattttgtaaatttccatCGTTATAAATGCgatgtaaaaatacaaatataaaaaggcacaagaAGCATTAATAACACAacccttttaaaaatttgtagaatggAATCTAAATATTCTCAAATATTAGGATAAAACTCCCGGTAGCTTGAACATCTGGCGGACCTTTTACTTTCTTAGTCTTGTAACTAGTTATATCTTATTTTACTTTAGTTAGACCCCAATGattctacaaaatttaaatcggaAAAGGATTTTTAGCCCACCGTGTACACAGGTTGGACAATTTTAATCTACACATCTATAAATATACCTCGTTTtgtaccaatcaaaaaataacttaaacaaaagttgcaaagtttgatgGGCTAGACATAATGTACTgacagattggacctagttcttcgggtttctttatagccaatttaaatcctaaacggtaagagataaattattttttgattggttaactacaaaacgagatatttagatgtatagataaaaatggCTCACCCAGTATATCATAAATACAGGACATACAAAAAGTATGGAAACAGTCCAAGAATTCGAGAGAGGcactttgttttgaaaaacgaaaCAACAGGtgaccaatatttaaaaaaaaaaaaaaaaaaacatgaaaatctcGGGATGGGGCAGGGTTCAACTATAAAACCTGTGAACctcctattttttattaaagactcaaatttccacaaaaaaagttttttcgattttaacgctacaatcttaaaaattgttttttcataatttttgaaaaaattagaggtgtgaaaaataaaaggtttCAGTTCATTAACATGAAATAATCATTCAGATACTTATtttcagtagtttttttttttttcaattcgcaTTAGTTAACGTcataatactaattttttatttgctggGCGATGGAAAATCTTTTTTGTAGAAGATGGCGGcaaaattaatgatataataaacaattttagatACAAACATAGGTGAACGTCTGGTGCAATGGCTTATAAATGAGAGTAGTCAACCAGCGCCtcaaaagcttaaaatttataaaataagagaAACTTACAAAATCGAGGATTTGGACACATCTGATGGGGAAATCTTACATCCTGCAGAACTATGTATGGAAGAAATGGATATTGATGGTGTAGTCAATTTACCAATTATATCACATAAACCTGGAAAATATATCCTTCAATTGAAATCTGCCGATGGACttgaaattcgaattatttctataaaacttaCAGCctaatgtatatataattaaaaatttgtttactaaaaagattcatatttaaattaaatcttcaattttaatatatttgtcaGATGTTCATAACAAATcgtaataacaaaaacaaaatatgaattataaaactgttaataacactttaaaggcattcaaatattgttttttattttactgattatgttttaattttattttttactagctTTTACCCGCGGCTTTGCTaccaataataattcatttcaatgaattcattatttgattaatttattaaatcatttattcaTTTAGAGAACGTACCTAGTCCCCACCCCCTTTACATACCACTCGAATTGTAGACAATGCCAACTTTAAAAACAGATCAACcgataataatttgataaattttacctATAATTTCGAATATTAGATCGCATTATCATAGAGTAGTAAACTTTTCACCGTTTGGtcccgaaaattttcaagaagaTATAGAATATGTATTGCAATTAGTTCAAGGTtccgtaataaattattaatattaatatagagTGTTTcgtatttaagatgaagacgctcatatttttgttatttataggagtatcgatttgaaattttgcacaggcATACATAGACGGGTTACATTTTTTAGGATACTTAAccaaaatctgaactttaaactcagcatACAGCAAATTGAACAATATGgccaattcttaatattttgcctagcgtcagaaaTGGTTAGAgataaaaacttttagaaatagttgcttaaaatattttttttctattcattcaccgattttcatgacaaaattaactttttttttattgaaatatttgaatacataacactcttaaaattatcaatttgtccaattCCATAGCACACCagctataaaattgaaatagaaacTTTTAACACTGGTGTggtatggaatgtaaaaattgcacaaattgATACTGAAGACTATTCGGATCCAAGAGTGCTACTTTAAGTTCActtctttacatttaaaacgAGCCCTGATAAAGCCCAAGAGGACCAAGGATAACAAAGATACATACTCATGTAAGTATTgtctatttttaatgaaagaaaaatgtgtagcgttttttttttgtcgcgtctatttaaaaaaaacaatatagtacaagatccgaattagggtcgaccttcacccatccttttaccgaatgaaagttattttttatgaaaagtaaaatattaacaaatattcctgtgacgggttgccttaaaaaatatggtccagaccatttttaatataaatatcaaaacttggaaagcttgtaaacattatttttgaccaatattttgtggccaatcatatgccaccgtaattggaacaaaattatctttatttagatatgcgagtcaatgaattaacagatgcacgtaattactattttcaacttgtataaatgcgataatagtgaacgaaaaaaggcagacaacatagctgctacatattctttatggcttttactttcgagtagatcaaaattcgtaagatatgcaagtcagtgaaaaatttctaaaaattttactcttgatattttcactaaaagtagtctggaccacatttttttaggcaacccattgcagggatatttgttaacattttatatttcataaaaaataactttcatccggtaaacagatgggtgaaggtcgatcctaattgggatcttagactaataCGACCTAGGATTAAATCAAAATgatcgtaaattttcaacttatttaaacaaaatggtaataaaagaaataacgtatttattttaaaataataataaacttaactAGTGTACAATTAATGAATGTAAAACTTAGTTCttcatacaaaatattcataattagaGGTAAAACAAtatccaaattatttaaattcctgGCCGACGTGCCCATGGATGTGCATAATACAGTTgaacaacaaattaataaatatacaaaacacaTATTTGCTAACCGCACGTATGTAGTAGCTAAATGAAACGAATCTACcgtgaaaattaatattaaaaaaaatataatctaaaaattaaatttttatgaaagccAAGTtcgttatttttaagttaaaattttagatcccaaaataaaaggatttttttgATCAATAAGAACATtaaaagatagtttttttaaatatttaaaacttgaccctcaaagataatttgatcaacgtttttattattaattattatgttttttaccaCCCAAATACATATTCCATAGCTTTAGTAACAATCCCAGTTGATTTTTGTGGTACAGGTGATGTAATTGTTTCTGCTATATTTGAATTACGTTGTTGAGGTGATAAATACGGCTGTGCCAAAGATCGTACAGGTCGTGGAGATGCTGCAAATGTACCATTGTTTAAATTTGACTcatttattgaaacattttctttattGCTCAATTCATTTGGTCGATAAGGTAGTACACCAACCATAATTGATCCAGCtaaaattttaccattaaaCGCTAATGCTTTACTCGCTTCGTAAGGATTTGAGTATTTAATGTGAACCCAATTCCCTTGTgatgggaattttttttcaacaattgttCCACACTGTGCAAAATGTGCTAGAATAACATTTGTGGTAGAGCATGGAAAGCCTAAAATTGTTACCCATGTATTATCAGGTGATAATGGATCAATTGGTTGACGATTTGTTGGTGTCCAATTTGATTGTAAAGTTGAATTTTCATGTTGCACACTCAAACGATTAAAAGGTCGTTTGGGCGTTGATGTTAACTTATCTTCCACAATATGGatagaattattttgaaatgtatcaAAAGTGGTTGCATTTTTAGGCGTGTTTATTGTCGAAGTTTCATTTGGATTGTATTTATacctacaaaataaatttttataaatcgagttttatttaaatacaaataaacaatttactatACCTAGCTTCCAATGTATCAAACAATCCTTGAACAGGGGGGCCACTTTTCTCATTCACCTTTTGTTTTGCCATTGCTGGAGACGTTGGATCAGATTGAAAATATCCAGAAGTTTGATGATATGTACTAGGGTATAAAACTCGATCTGGAGTTtctgaatttttgaataatccTCCTCTACTTTTTGTTGGGCTTAATGATCCATGGCGTTGGCTTGGTGAAGTTTGTTGTTCACCCATCAAAAAAGCTGGTAAAAAAGGTGTATTTGAACTCATGtttaatgggttagtttttgGACTTTGAACGGGACTTCCAAGTGTCATTGGTTCCATttctaaataagtaaataaaattctaaattttatataatcagaaaatattatacttttgaaacttactttataatttgtttttttttaatatttggagCGAAAATACGAGGTTTTCAAACTGTTGTTTTAGGAGATTGAATACAAAACGTAAATCAGGCAGACAACTTGAGGAAAATACTTCTGTTACGttgtcattgaaaaaaaaactatttaaaatattttaatgaatttaaattatttttattaaagtgtaAAGACTAGGTAAACACATGGCGGTTTTTTTAGTTGTCTTCACTAAtcaatcatatattttatgtatgtaatcAACACTAATTCATCACTACAAATTTAGATTTGCTTCTGTTCCGAGATTTGCTATTACTTTGAAATAATATGAAGGCAGTTGGTAAGATCATTCACCATGCTAATgtcaaacttaaaaatattgttaaaatttcagcgCCGCAGTAGCAGAAAAATAAACCTTTTATCAGGTTATCCAGCgatcatttcatttaaaaatacgataacaaaatacttattcgctccgtgcgtgagtttcgtttccatggtaacgatacactactttaattatagaattgtatggatgcatacataattgtatggattgcatttaagacttacatttaaaatttaaatttattgtctcacaaatttaaataaataattatgataatttacatttgaaaaataatatttgttcaatttgatttcttattttcacaatttttaatgcattaagtttaattaattcgtgtttttcaataattttaatttgacatttctataacatta
This genomic interval from Chrysoperla carnea chromosome 1, inChrCarn1.1, whole genome shotgun sequence contains the following:
- the LOC123305944 gene encoding uncharacterized protein LOC123305944; this encodes MPETCCTRKCICKNHTRTEFELCPCVINIPIRKRNKYWWECFRKSQRQALPYEEWSFWDKRLDTNIGERLVQWLINESSQPAPQKLKIYKIRETYKIEDLDTSDGEILHPAELCMEEMDIDGVVNLPIISHKPGKYILQLKSADGLEIRIISIKLTA
- the LOC123301169 gene encoding nucleoporin Nup35, translating into MEPMTLGSPVQSPKTNPLNMSSNTPFLPAFLMGEQQTSPSQRHGSLSPTKSRGGLFKNSETPDRVLYPSTYHQTSGYFQSDPTSPAMAKQKVNEKSGPPVQGLFDTLEARYKYNPNETSTINTPKNATTFDTFQNNSIHIVEDKLTSTPKRPFNRLSVQHENSTLQSNWTPTNRQPIDPLSPDNTWVTILGFPCSTTNVILAHFAQCGTIVEKKFPSQGNWVHIKYSNPYEASKALAFNGKILAGSIMVGVLPYRPNELSNKENVSINESNLNNGTFAASPRPVRSLAQPYLSPQQRNSNIAETITSPVPQKSTGIVTKAMEYVFGW